The Cylindrospermum stagnale PCC 7417 genome segment CCGCTGGAGCAAAATCAAAACTGATAACTGATAACTGATAACTTTCGGAAAGAGCATCAATAGCATTCACCAGAATATGCATAAATACCTGATTGAGTTGTCCAGCATAGCACTCCACTAGGGGGAGATCACCGTATGTTTTAATGACTTTAATTTCTGGGCGATCAGGTTGAGAGTTAAGGCGATTTTGTAAAATTATTAATGTGTTGTCGATGCCTTCATGTATATCAACCGGTTTAAATTCGGCTTCATCCAAGCGAGAAAAGTTACGCAGGGATAAAACAATTTCATGTATTCGGTTAGCACCAACCATCATGGAAGATAACAATTTAGGTAAATCTTCTATAATATAGTCGAGTTCAATTCCCTTCCTTTCAGCTTGTCGGGCCATATAAGGATCAGGATACTGCTGCTGATAGCATTGCAGCAGGTACAGTAGGTCTTGCACATATTGAGTAGCGTGGGACAGGTTGCCGTAAATAAAACTAATAGGATTGTTGATTTCGTGTGCAATACCAGCCACAAGTTGTCCCAATGCAGCCATTTTTTCATTCTGTAGTAATCGGGTATAGTTGTGCTGAAGGTCAAGAAAACCTGCCCTGGCCATTCTGGCATCTTCTTCTTCCTGCTGTAGTCGAGCACGTGTTAAAACTTGAATTTGGGAGTAGGCTAAAAGTAACTGATGAAAATCGACTAGTCCATGCTTGAAGGACTTAGCCTTGACTAAAATCGGCTCATAGACAAGTTGAGGCGATCGCCCCAAAGCTACCTGAGTTGCTTCCAGAACGGGGGTGTCCTCAGGAAATACAAATACTGTTGGCTGGAGAAAATTGTAGAGACTTTCGATCGGTCGCCCAGCAAATAGCCCCAAACCGTAGGGACGGCTCATTTGTTCAAAAAATATCCGTCGTGAAATCATCCCTTCATATTGTTGATTTCTAGTCAGAATAATTCCTGGTAGTAAAGGCTCTTGCTCAAAGAGTATAGCTAATTCATTTCCTGGACGATCTATCTCGATCTGAACTGCCCAAACTGGTAGTTCCTGCAAAGTTGACTCTAGTCGCAGGTTCAGATCATCAGCATTTTTAATGCTATGCATAGCCAGCATCTTTCAATCCTTGACCTTTAGGTAGTAATTAAGCACAATACAATCATTAGCATAGCTAAAGGTAGAGTTACCGCAATGGGTTCTCCAATCTTCGCATTATGCAAAATGTTACAGCAATTTTTAGTCCGTTCAGATACATATAATTTTCAGAAATGCGGTGGTTAGAGACCTATTCCATATTTTTCACTAATATGCAAAGTGCTGTAATCTCGTTTTTTGTTTGAATAATTTAGGTTAATTGTCAAGGATAAATGATTGCCTCCGGCACGCTACACGAACACATTTTCAAAGTTGCGCGAACTATTAAGGTTTATGAACGCAGTAAATGCTAGCATCTAGCCTTTAAGCTAAAGTTAAGGAATAGATATCAAATTGGTTATGTTGTGAAGCAAAAACCTAGTCGCTTGTGCAATTAGTTGTGCTTATCCAAAATTAATCGGCTTAAATAGTCATCATTTCCTCATATTTCGCTCAATTGAGATGATCAAGCAATATCCAGCCTCTACCAAATTGCTTGTAGAACGGTGTGTGAAAACAAAGTATGACTTGGAAGTAATGCACGATATGCCCAAATGAACTATTCGTCTGTCAACCAATAAATGACGGGTGAAGGTGACAAGGTACAAATCAAGGAGAAATTACTGAAAAAGTTTCTCTTTTATCTCTTGTTCTGGTGATGAACCGCTCAAAGTTGCTAGGGCTATTGCTTAAGGTATTAGATTAATCTCTGCGGTTACCGCCCCCAGGTGTGCAGCCAATCGCATTCTCTAAGCTGCACAAACTATTACAGATTTAGTGGCAGAGGATTACCTGAAACCCTAGCATGTGGCGGCGATTCAGTATTGAACGCTAGATGGAATGCAGTGAATACAGACGGGAGCCTAGTTGTTAACTCAAGGTTCAGGCTTATAGCCGAATGACACCCTTGTTAAGGGTAAGTAAATGAGCCTGTTTCAAAATTTCAAAACTTTCAGCAGTGTGGAATTCAGGAAAACACAGTCGAGAATCGGGATTTGGAGAATATCCCCTTGGTAATTGGCTCTGATGATTTAAATTTTGACTCAAAATTGGCGAGTTTTGCGTACGCTGCTAACAGTAAATCAGGATCAATAAGAATCAAGCCATTCACCTGTTTGTAGAGACCAAGGTTTTTAGTTACAACTAAAACGGCTTGCCCTTCGTAGTAAAAAATAGGAGGATGAATACCGTTAGTATTATAAGGGCTGTATATCCCAGAATTGTTCCCATATAATCCAGCAGAGTTACGGATGCTGTAGATGCCATCAGAACTGCCGTAGTCTCCACGAATGTTATTGATGGAGTATGGATTATGTTTATTACTTGATAGTATGCCTAAGAATTGCCCATCAGCAGCCCATAATTGAGCCATACCATCAACAGCCGCGAAAAATTCTAGATTTAACATTTGTTTTATGGTAAAAGCACACTCTCTAGCTTCTCCCATAGCATTGATATTTTCTACAGTGATGATAACGAATTTTATCTCATGAAATATATTTAATTTAAGTGATTCTACATAAAATATGTCTTCCGCATGTTGTTTGATCAAGACCTGTGTGCTGTGTGAATTTTATCAAATGACTTCATGAAATTATCTTAAAAAGCTTGTAAATAAAGACTTATGATTTTATATATGCTGTTAATAGCAGTTTGCTTTGAATACTATGAGTTGATTGGCAATAGTAAGCGAGCACCTACAGTGGAAGCTTTGCACCATCACATTCTCAAAGTTTCGCCAAGTATTAAACAGCAGCAACAAATAACTGACTCTGGGATATGTGCGTTCGCGAACAGCAATCACATTATCCGTTATCTAATCTGAATTCATCCTCAAGAAAGCTAAAGCAACACCCTGAGAAAGATGTGGTCACCCAAAAAATAAGTATCCAATATATCAGGACAAAAGCGACAACCTGTTATAAGGAGACTGATTTAATGAACTTGCAGGCGATTTGGCGGCTATTTCAAGAGACATTTAAAGAATGGAATGATGATCAAGCCTCACGGTTAGCAGCAGCATTAGCTTATTACACGATTTTTTCGATCGCACCGTTGCTAATTATCATTATTGCCATTGCCGGAGCAGTATTTGGAGAAGAAGCGGCGAGAGGTGAAATTGTCCGTCAAATTCAAGGTTTAGTCGGTAAAGATGGCGCACAATTTATCGAAATAGCCATTAGAAATGCCAGCAAACCACAAGAGGGAACTATCGCTTCTATTATTAGTATTTGTGTGTTGCTATTGGGTGCAACTGGAGTATTTGCCGTGTTACAAGATTCCCTAAATACAATTTGGGAAGTACAACCAAAACCCGGACGCGGTATCATCAACATTATTCGCCAGCGTTTTTCGTCTTTTGCGATGGTACTAGGTATTGGTTTTTTACTTCTGGTGTCCCTGGTAATTAGTGCCGCGTTGTCAGGATTGGGAACATATATTAATAATGTGCTGCCGGGTGTAGATTTTGTCTGGAGTTTGCTCAATGTCCTTATTTCATTTAGCATCACCACATTGCTATTTGGGCTAATTTTTAAAGTTCTGCCTGATGCCAAAATTGCTTGGAGTGATGTTTTAATTGGTGCTATTATCACCTCACTTTTATTTTCTATCGGCAGGTTTTTGTTAGGACAGTACCTCGGTAACAGCAGTTTTGGTTCCACCTACGGTGCAGCCGGTTCCTTGGTGGTTATTCTGGCTTGGGTTTACTATGCTGCCCAAATTCTCTTTTTCGGTGCCGAGTTTACCCAGGTTTATGCTAGAAAATACGGTACTTGCATTGTCCCCACCAAGAATGCCATCCCTCTATCTAATCATAAGAAGCCCAACGGCACTACTCAACAGGGAGAAGCTGCCTATAATAAACAGCCATCTTCTAACTTGATTAATCGCCTAATGCGGTATCTTCGGCAAACTAAGCGTTCAAAAACAAGAGGGAAATAGGATTTTGCAACGCTTACGGTTGGAGCTTCTAATATCTTAGAAACCCTACTAAAAGTTGAGGGTGGGGACTTTCGCGAGCCGTTAAACTGTAGAATATGACGGTTGTATTCTGTGCCGGACTGTGATTGAGCGTTATACTTTGCCCGAAATGGGCAATTTGTGGAGCGAAGCCTATAAGCTAAAAACCTGGCTGCAAGTGGAAATCGCTGTTTGCGAAGCTCAGGCTGAGTTGGGCTACATTCCCTCTGGTGCGGTTGAGGAAATTAAGGCAAAGGCGAATTTTGACCCACAGCGGGTGCTGGAAATTGAGGCTGAAGTCCGTCATGATGTAATCGCCTTTTTGACAAATGTCAATGAATATGTAGGCGATGCGGGTCGCTATATTCATCTGGGTTTAACTAGTTCGGATGTTTTGGATACGGCGTTAGCGCTGCAATTGGTTGCCAGCTTAGATGTGTTGGCGCAACGGCTGGAAGATTTGATTCAGGTAATTCGCCACAAGGCACGAGAACATCGGTATACGGTGATGATTGGGCGATCGCATGGCATTCATGCAGAACCGATTACTTTTGGGTTTAAACTGGCTGGGTGGTTGGCGGAAGTGTTGCGGCATCAAGAACGCTTGCGAATTCTCCGGCAAACGATCGCAGTCGGGAAAATTTCTGGTGCAGTGGGAACTTATGCGAATATTGAACCCCGTGTAGAAGCTTACGCTTGCGAAAAACTCGGACTGCAAGCCGATACCGCTTCCACACAAGTTATTTCTCGCGATCGCCACGCCGACTACGTCCAACAATTAGCCTTATTAGCGGCGTCTATCGAACGCTTTGCGGTAGAAATTCGCAATCTGCAAAAAACAGATGTTTTGGAAGTAGAAGAATTCTTCGCCAAAGGTCAAAAAGGCTCCAGCGCCATGCCCCACAAGCGCAACCCCATCCGTTCAGAACGACTAACGGGAATGGCGCGACTTGTGAGAAGTCATGCCGGTGCAGCTTTAGAAAACGTTGCTTTATGGCATGAGCGGGATATTTCCCACAGTTCTGTAGAACGAGTAGTTTTACCAGATGCTTGCATTTTAACGCACTTTATGCTGGTAGAAACAATTGATCTGGTGAAAAACCTCCTGGTCTATCCCCAGAATATGGAACGGAATCTCAACTGTTATGGCGGCGTTGTCTTCAGCCAGAAAGTACTACTCGCTTTAGTGGACAAGGG includes the following:
- a CDS encoding sensor histidine kinase, whose protein sequence is MLAMHSIKNADDLNLRLESTLQELPVWAVQIEIDRPGNELAILFEQEPLLPGIILTRNQQYEGMISRRIFFEQMSRPYGLGLFAGRPIESLYNFLQPTVFVFPEDTPVLEATQVALGRSPQLVYEPILVKAKSFKHGLVDFHQLLLAYSQIQVLTRARLQQEEEDARMARAGFLDLQHNYTRLLQNEKMAALGQLVAGIAHEINNPISFIYGNLSHATQYVQDLLYLLQCYQQQYPDPYMARQAERKGIELDYIIEDLPKLLSSMMVGANRIHEIVLSLRNFSRLDEAEFKPVDIHEGIDNTLIILQNRLNSQPDRPEIKVIKTYGDLPLVECYAGQLNQVFMHILVNAIDALSESYQLSVISFDFAPAAPNPLTICIRTEVTDDNQIIIHIGDNGPGIPESIQKRLFDPFFTTKNVGKGTGLGLSISYQVIVEKHGGQINCVSSQGKGAEFVIKIPVKPKNKSQPILA
- the purB gene encoding adenylosuccinate lyase — translated: MIERYTLPEMGNLWSEAYKLKTWLQVEIAVCEAQAELGYIPSGAVEEIKAKANFDPQRVLEIEAEVRHDVIAFLTNVNEYVGDAGRYIHLGLTSSDVLDTALALQLVASLDVLAQRLEDLIQVIRHKAREHRYTVMIGRSHGIHAEPITFGFKLAGWLAEVLRHQERLRILRQTIAVGKISGAVGTYANIEPRVEAYACEKLGLQADTASTQVISRDRHADYVQQLALLAASIERFAVEIRNLQKTDVLEVEEFFAKGQKGSSAMPHKRNPIRSERLTGMARLVRSHAGAALENVALWHERDISHSSVERVVLPDACILTHFMLVETIDLVKNLLVYPQNMERNLNCYGGVVFSQKVLLALVDKGTNREEAYAIVQENAHAAWNKPEGNFHDLISIDPRVLQKLSPAEIENCFDPQNHLRYLEQVYQRLGI
- a CDS encoding YihY/virulence factor BrkB family protein, whose amino-acid sequence is MNLQAIWRLFQETFKEWNDDQASRLAAALAYYTIFSIAPLLIIIIAIAGAVFGEEAARGEIVRQIQGLVGKDGAQFIEIAIRNASKPQEGTIASIISICVLLLGATGVFAVLQDSLNTIWEVQPKPGRGIINIIRQRFSSFAMVLGIGFLLLVSLVISAALSGLGTYINNVLPGVDFVWSLLNVLISFSITTLLFGLIFKVLPDAKIAWSDVLIGAIITSLLFSIGRFLLGQYLGNSSFGSTYGAAGSLVVILAWVYYAAQILFFGAEFTQVYARKYGTCIVPTKNAIPLSNHKKPNGTTQQGEAAYNKQPSSNLINRLMRYLRQTKRSKTRGK